AGGCGCCTGTGGCTGCAGCTGTTGCTGGTTGACCATCTGCAGTGGCTTCACTAGCTGTGGTGGTTTCTGAAGAAGTGGTAGTTTCTGGAGCTGAGGTGCTTTCTGTAGCTGAAACTGTGTTGTAGTGGAGCTGTCTGTGGCTCTATTGTTGCCGTGTGTAGCTTCATTACTCACTATCAGTATACCATTGCCAAACTTCTGCTGGTGAGAATTCAGGCCCCGGGCCTGACTCCAAGTGAAACTCTGCAATCCTTTCTGGACATTGGGAAGCACTGAGCTCCCTCCACCAGCAGTCCTCTGTTCCCATGACCTTTCATCTACTTTCGATACCCCAATCACTGGCCCTGCTGAAGACCGACCAAGGTTCAAATCCTTGCCAAAAATCTTTGCCAGACCTGGTGACCTCTCAATGTGACCATTTCCTTCACGACTCGGAATTATATCCTTATTGCCACCTGTCCCCGCAAAGACAGACTTTATGGTCTGGAGAGTGTCAGAACTCTCAGCCACCTGCTGCATCGAACCCAGCTCAAGCACACCAGTCTCAAATGGCACTAACAGGATAGTTCTAAATCCTGCTGTGCTTGCAAGGTATCCCCGGTAACAGTAATTGGCTGGGAATACATTGCGCTCAGAATTGGGAACCCAGAGAGGGAGGCCAGCTGCAAAAACTTGACCAGGAGCACCGGCACGACGCGGAAACGCGAAGTACATAGATGCTAGGAAGAACATTTCTGTATCTGTCACCTGACCAATAGTGGGAGCATAATCCTCCTCATCAGCAGCACCAAATGCTCTGTGCAACCGCTGCAGTACACGCTTCCGCATCCGCTGTTTGGCATCATCATTGCCTGCAGAAGCAGCAGCTGCCaactcagcatcattgggttcaCGGCAAGAGCCATCACCCCACCCAAGGACAAGATCACCAGACTTTGTGCGTGAAAGCTGCCAGAAGATGGCGTAGTTCCAACCAGCACCAGGATGCTCTGATTCAATAAGCTCCTGCAGTTTATTTTGCAAGTCCACAGGTGACGATGCAGCAACAAGACCCTCAGATAT
The Aegilops tauschii subsp. strangulata cultivar AL8/78 chromosome 3, Aet v6.0, whole genome shotgun sequence genome window above contains:
- the LOC109739535 gene encoding transcription factor MTB1 codes for the protein MVMKMEVEEDGANGGNGGAWTEEDRDLSTTVLGRDAFAYLTKGGGTISEGLVAASSPVDLQNKLQELIESEHPGAGWNYAIFWQLSRTKSGDLVLGWGDGSCREPNDAELAAAASAGNDDAKQRMRKRVLQRLHRAFGAADEEDYAPTIGQVTDTEMFFLASMYFAFPRRAGAPGQVFAAGLPLWVPNSERNVFPANYCYRGYLASTAGFRTILLVPFETGVLELGSMQQVAESSDTLQTIKSVFAGTGGNKDIIPSREGNGHIERSPGLAKIFGKDLNLGRSSAGPVIGVSKVDERSWEQRTAGGGSSVLPNVQKGLQSFTWSQARGLNSHQQKFGNGILIVSNEATHGNNRATDSSTTTQFQLQKAPQLQKLPLLQKPPQLVKPLQMVNQQQLQPQAPRQIDFSAGTSSKSGVLVTRAAVLDGDSSEVNGLCKEEGTTPVIEDRRPRKRGRKPANGREEPLNHVEAERQRREKLNQRFYALRAVVPNISKMDKASLLGDAIAYITDLQKKLKDMETERERFLESGMVDPRERAPRPEVDIQVVQDEVLVRVMSPLENHPVKKVFEAFEEADVRVGESKLTGNNGTVVHSFIIKCPGSEQQTREKVIAAMSRAMSSV